The following coding sequences lie in one Xanthomonas hortorum pv. pelargonii genomic window:
- a CDS encoding pectate lyase — MAMAMAMATTVATAATVATAATHPEREREPATAHRPPTRVTRRHPPTPTDGAHGTPGPTGTQAPLPPGKVVTAPPGIQNKPIVVHKGEVFDGKGQLYTGGPGLGDGSQNEHQQPLFVVEDGGSLCNVRMGGTGDGVHFMASGKMVNCVNEDVSEDAVTIDGQGNREHDAGIAGCSPEVSGRPKVEIINCTFKNAADKVVQDNGAADVVMSGDTVEGASKVFRTNGGHADIDSHLQVENCEFNQVKEAVFRTDAPGATVTLANLKTDAPDEVIAPDASQATGATRIGHKAYSG; from the coding sequence ATGGCAATGGCAATGGCAATGGCAACAACGGTGGCAACGGCAGCAACGGTGGCAACGGCAGCAACACATCCGGAACGGGAACGGGAACCGGCAACGGCGCATCGCCCACCAACCCGGGTCACTCGGCGACACCCACCCACGCCCACCGACGGTGCTCACGGCACGCCAGGCCCGACCGGCACGCAAGCGCCACTGCCTCCCGGCAAGGTCGTCACCGCGCCACCCGGCATCCAGAACAAGCCCATCGTGGTGCACAAGGGCGAGGTGTTCGACGGCAAGGGCCAGCTTTACACCGGTGGCCCAGGTCTGGGCGATGGCTCCCAGAACGAGCACCAGCAGCCACTTTTCGTCGTCGAGGATGGTGGCAGCCTCTGCAACGTCCGCATGGGTGGCACCGGCGACGGTGTGCATTTCATGGCCAGCGGCAAGATGGTCAACTGCGTCAACGAAGATGTCAGCGAGGATGCCGTCACCATCGATGGGCAGGGCAACCGTGAGCATGATGCGGGTATTGCCGGTTGCAGCCCCGAGGTCAGCGGCCGGCCGAAGGTCGAGATCATCAATTGCACGTTCAAGAACGCCGCAGACAAGGTCGTGCAGGACAACGGCGCTGCCGACGTGGTGATGTCGGGCGACACCGTCGAGGGTGCCAGCAAGGTCTTCCGCACCAACGGTGGGCATGCCGATATCGACTCGCACCTTCAGGTCGAGAATTGCGAGTTCAACCAGGTCAAGGAAGCGGTGTTCCGGACCGACGCGCCCGGCGCGACGGTGACGCTGGCAAACCTGAAGACCGATGCGCCCGACGAAGTGATTGCCCCCGACGCTTCCCAGGCCACCGGAGCGACACGTATCGGCCACAAGGCCTACAGCGGCTGA
- a CDS encoding CesT family type III secretion system chaperone: protein MASARFETLAAELCDVLGLPDVQELLEHRTIQIDGFEVYLHMPEPQPEEEAQEEALYLRISYGLAPAGRTLTVFRLLLEANLSVYAQDQAQLGLNDAGVIVLVVRVPLDDDVDGAWICDLLAHYAEHGRYWNNNIFIAHDEMFEGIATGNYLWLRA, encoded by the coding sequence ATGGCTTCGGCACGATTCGAAACCCTGGCTGCGGAACTGTGCGATGTGCTTGGCCTGCCGGATGTGCAGGAGTTGCTCGAGCACCGCACGATCCAGATAGACGGATTCGAGGTCTATCTGCACATGCCGGAGCCACAGCCCGAGGAGGAAGCGCAGGAAGAAGCACTTTACCTACGCATCTCCTACGGCCTTGCTCCTGCGGGACGGACCTTGACGGTATTCCGGCTGTTGCTGGAAGCCAACCTGTCGGTATATGCGCAGGACCAGGCGCAACTCGGATTGAACGATGCCGGCGTGATCGTGCTGGTCGTGCGCGTTCCGCTAGACGACGACGTCGACGGCGCCTGGATCTGCGATCTGCTCGCCCATTACGCCGAGCATGGCCGTTATTGGAACAACAACATCTTCATTGCACACGACGAAATGTTCGAAGGAATCGCAACGGGAAATTATCTGTGGCTACGCGCGTGA